A portion of the Oxynema aestuarii AP17 genome contains these proteins:
- a CDS encoding NAD(P)H-hydrate dehydratase translates to MMTRTDRRKATVESILVTAEQMRAIEARVFEAGIPVAALMEKVAGSVARRIEALLQEMPEVSRVGVLVGPGHNGGDALVVARELHFRGYAIAVYQPLSKLKALTSQHAQYLASLGVPFDEEISALEGCDLFVDGLFGFGLERPLSGAIAEAVDRLNEWDSPVLSIDLPSGLHTDTGQPLGTAVRATRTFCLGLWKLGLVQDEALAYVGTPELIDFDLPLADIEAVVSRPPALRRIVASCARSQLPLDRPQVTHKYKQGHLLLVASSRRYSGAGLLAGLAARASGVGMLSIAVPESLKLLYNGHLPEALVVGCPETETGAIAAFPEELDLQGFSAIACGPGLTLDAAVVPAILDCPVPAVLDADGLNWLAQNGTVERLSAREAPTMLTPHPGEFKRLFPQIERTEVQRCDRVRRAAVATGAIVVLKGARTAIAHPDGTVAFLPESTPALARGGTGDVLTGLLGGLVAQASVGEGAIAPLVEAAVWWHAQAGRLAARERSPLGVDARTLTDYLIASIVDL, encoded by the coding sequence ATGATGACACGGACCGATCGCAGGAAGGCAACAGTTGAATCGATTCTCGTCACCGCCGAGCAAATGCGGGCGATCGAAGCTCGGGTCTTCGAGGCGGGAATACCCGTAGCGGCGTTGATGGAAAAGGTCGCCGGGTCGGTCGCTCGCCGCATCGAAGCCTTATTACAGGAAATGCCGGAGGTCTCGCGGGTCGGCGTCCTCGTCGGACCGGGACACAATGGCGGCGATGCGCTGGTGGTGGCGCGAGAGTTGCACTTTCGGGGCTACGCGATCGCCGTTTACCAGCCATTATCGAAGTTAAAAGCACTGACGAGTCAACACGCCCAGTATTTGGCCAGTTTAGGCGTGCCGTTTGACGAGGAGATCTCGGCATTAGAGGGATGCGATCTGTTCGTCGATGGCTTGTTCGGTTTTGGGTTGGAACGCCCGCTCTCCGGGGCGATCGCCGAAGCGGTAGATCGGTTAAACGAGTGGGATTCCCCGGTGTTGAGTATCGATCTCCCGTCGGGATTGCATACGGATACGGGGCAACCCCTCGGAACCGCCGTGCGGGCGACTCGCACTTTTTGTCTGGGCTTGTGGAAGCTCGGACTGGTACAAGATGAGGCGCTGGCGTATGTGGGGACGCCGGAATTAATCGATTTCGATTTACCTCTGGCGGATATCGAGGCGGTGGTGAGCCGTCCCCCTGCACTGCGCCGGATTGTAGCGAGTTGCGCGCGATCGCAATTACCCCTCGATCGTCCCCAGGTCACCCACAAGTACAAACAAGGTCATCTGTTGCTGGTGGCCAGTTCCCGGCGCTACAGTGGAGCGGGATTACTGGCAGGATTGGCGGCGCGTGCGAGTGGAGTGGGGATGCTGTCGATCGCCGTTCCGGAGTCGTTGAAGTTATTGTATAACGGCCACTTGCCCGAGGCGCTGGTCGTCGGCTGTCCGGAAACGGAAACTGGGGCGATCGCCGCTTTTCCGGAGGAGTTAGATTTACAAGGATTTAGTGCGATCGCCTGCGGTCCCGGACTGACCCTGGATGCGGCAGTAGTTCCGGCAATTCTGGACTGTCCCGTTCCGGCGGTTCTCGACGCGGACGGCTTAAATTGGCTCGCCCAAAACGGAACGGTGGAAAGGTTGTCCGCACGGGAAGCACCGACGATGCTGACGCCCCATCCCGGCGAGTTTAAGCGGTTGTTTCCACAGATCGAACGGACCGAAGTGCAGCGCTGCGATCGCGTCCGGCGGGCGGCGGTGGCCACTGGGGCGATCGTCGTCCTCAAAGGCGCCCGCACGGCGATCGCCCATCCCGACGGCACTGTTGCGTTTCTTCCCGAGAGTACCCCAGCCCTCGCCCGGGGCGGTACTGGCGATGTCCTTACCGGACTGTTAGGGGGTTTGGTCGCCCAAGCATCGGTCGGTGAAGGGGCGATCGCCCCCTTGGTGGAAGCGGCGGTATGGTGGCACGCCCAAGCTGGACGGTTAGCCGCCCGCGAGCGATCGCCATTGGGCGTTGACGCCCGCACGTTAACGGATTATTTGATCGCGTCGATTGTTGACCTGTAG
- a CDS encoding serine/threonine-protein kinase: MSFCFNPRCAKPKNPDSNNFCQNCGSKLLLRERYRAVKFIGKGTYSRTFLAIDEDLPSKPACAIKQLLLTSQGNDKQASRQFKREAMQLDLLGKHPQIPQLLAYFTQDNARYLVQEWIEGKTLAAELAETGGFSESKIIELLEDILTVLKFVHGQSAIHRDIKPANIIRRKTKSFLNEFEEKDLAKRRDRLVLVGFGSSKLLPRTSPGGSSTIIGSAEYAAPEQLSGQAVFASDLYSLGMTCIQLITEMDLFSLAQGEEGLWKSRMVRPISVRLVEIIEKMVQPLTGRYTSATAILEDLASLQPIAWDCVEILTGVERVRCVAVSPDARVVVGGGEDSQVKLWDLGGQGGGDSLGNWMSGHSGGIQAVAFAPDGQQILTGSSDRSIKVWDRGTRKCVRSLGDWFAKHSGPVNALAISANGQFVVSGSQDATVRVWNLAKGKSLATLSGHLAWVECVAIASNYRYIASGGGDREVKLWDAESGKLTATLTGHEDTVQALAFGPDGEVLASASRDRTVVLWQVSTTERLATLTHRESIEAIAFHPRSPLLVAGDRAGCAVLWNPYTFAKLGEFSAHQAAVTALAFAPDGTILVSGSSDSSVKVWKLAR; encoded by the coding sequence ATGAGTTTTTGCTTCAATCCAAGGTGCGCCAAACCCAAAAATCCCGACAGTAATAACTTCTGTCAAAACTGCGGATCTAAACTTTTGCTACGGGAACGATATCGCGCGGTAAAATTTATCGGAAAAGGAACGTATAGCCGTACTTTTTTAGCCATTGATGAAGATTTGCCCTCTAAACCTGCTTGTGCGATTAAACAACTTTTATTAACTTCTCAAGGAAATGACAAACAGGCGAGTCGGCAATTTAAACGGGAAGCAATGCAACTGGATTTATTAGGGAAACACCCGCAAATTCCGCAATTACTCGCTTATTTTACCCAGGATAACGCTCGATACCTGGTACAGGAGTGGATCGAGGGCAAAACTTTAGCCGCCGAACTGGCAGAAACTGGCGGATTTTCCGAATCTAAAATTATTGAATTACTCGAAGATATTTTAACTGTTTTAAAATTTGTTCACGGACAATCTGCCATTCACAGAGATATTAAACCTGCTAATATTATCCGTAGAAAAACGAAAAGTTTCTTGAATGAATTTGAAGAAAAAGACTTAGCAAAAAGGCGCGATCGCCTCGTGTTAGTCGGTTTTGGTTCCTCGAAACTCCTGCCTCGAACATCTCCCGGAGGAAGCAGCACAATTATCGGATCGGCGGAATATGCGGCGCCGGAACAACTCTCGGGACAAGCTGTATTTGCCAGCGACCTGTATAGTTTGGGAATGACTTGCATTCAATTAATCACCGAAATGGACTTGTTTAGCTTGGCGCAAGGGGAGGAGGGACTCTGGAAAAGTCGGATGGTGCGTCCGATTAGCGTCCGTTTGGTCGAAATCATCGAAAAAATGGTGCAACCTCTCACGGGACGGTATACGTCAGCGACGGCCATTTTAGAGGATTTGGCGAGCTTACAACCGATCGCCTGGGACTGCGTAGAAATACTCACCGGAGTCGAGCGAGTGCGCTGCGTCGCGGTCAGTCCCGATGCGCGGGTCGTCGTCGGCGGTGGCGAAGACAGTCAGGTTAAATTGTGGGATCTCGGCGGACAGGGAGGCGGGGACAGTCTGGGAAACTGGATGTCCGGCCATTCTGGGGGGATCCAGGCGGTGGCTTTTGCGCCGGATGGCCAGCAGATTCTCACGGGTAGTAGCGATCGCTCGATCAAAGTGTGGGATCGGGGGACGCGCAAGTGCGTGCGATCGCTCGGCGATTGGTTTGCCAAGCATTCCGGTCCGGTCAATGCTCTGGCGATTTCCGCAAACGGTCAGTTCGTCGTCAGTGGCAGCCAGGACGCTACGGTGCGGGTCTGGAATCTCGCTAAAGGTAAGAGTTTGGCCACTTTAAGCGGTCATCTAGCCTGGGTCGAATGTGTGGCGATCGCCTCCAATTATCGCTACATTGCCAGTGGCGGGGGCGATCGTGAGGTGAAATTATGGGATGCGGAGTCGGGGAAATTAACGGCGACGTTGACGGGTCATGAAGACACCGTGCAGGCTTTGGCGTTCGGACCGGACGGCGAAGTCTTGGCCTCCGCCAGCCGCGATCGCACGGTTGTCTTATGGCAAGTGAGTACAACAGAACGACTGGCTACGCTCACTCATCGCGAAAGTATCGAGGCGATCGCTTTCCACCCGCGATCGCCTTTGTTAGTGGCGGGCGATCGTGCCGGATGCGCGGTTTTATGGAACCCTTATACTTTTGCCAAACTGGGCGAATTTAGCGCCCATCAAGCCGCAGTTACGGCGCTGGCGTTCGCACCCGACGGCACAATTTTGGTCAGTGGGAGTAGCGACAGCAGCGTTAAAGTCTGGAAACTGGCGCGCTGA
- a CDS encoding serine/threonine-protein kinase has product MSYCLNPACQKPYNPDNAKFCLSCRSLLSLKNHYRALEPLGEGGMGRTFLAVDEDRLNARCVIKQLLPAPEIQSNSQAMAKATELFEQEARQLLQLGDRHPQIPSLLAYFEQEKRLYLIQQLIEGADLLTQLQRRGPFDEAQIRALLFELLPAIQFIHDSGVIHRDLKPSNIIQTSPEPGGQTRLVLIDFGISKSLSETGLAKTGTRTGTEGYAPIEQLRGGRAYPASDLYSLGVTCLQLLCGAPPSQLYDPIALRWVWREVLRRQGRDVGDAIAYILDKMVAEAIASRYPSANDVLQDLDRALPNPDRRSSPVPFWEQPAKPPPARVSAPVASPGVVPSLPPWDCIATLTHHGGAVRAIAVTPDGSTGISGGDDRAIVIWNMDSGEIRHRLSGHSSAILTLAIAKNSKIFASGSADKTIKVWQTETGFLLRTLTGHSAPVSAIAIAPDGQTLVSGSLDRTIKLWDLRSGRLKRTFPQRSSGVVSLSLGRSGKLLISGNEDGAIDIWQVHNGYLKKTLAGHADAVSAIAIAPDETTAVTCSRDKTIRTWQLKTGQLLAHPKPHSKPFHAIAYLPVAASANQTGDRIIASAGEDKTVKIWHLETGNLLQTLNGHTDTIYYLLSVDISEKLLTGSADKTIKIWHKT; this is encoded by the coding sequence ATGAGCTACTGTCTCAACCCCGCCTGTCAAAAGCCTTACAACCCCGACAACGCCAAGTTTTGCTTGAGTTGTCGTTCCCTGCTTTCACTCAAAAACCACTATCGCGCCTTAGAACCTTTGGGCGAAGGTGGAATGGGTCGCACGTTCCTCGCCGTCGATGAGGATCGGTTGAACGCGCGTTGCGTCATCAAGCAACTGTTACCCGCGCCGGAAATTCAAAGCAATTCCCAGGCGATGGCGAAAGCGACAGAATTGTTCGAGCAAGAAGCCAGACAGTTGCTACAATTGGGCGATCGCCACCCGCAAATCCCCTCGTTACTCGCCTATTTCGAGCAAGAAAAGCGCCTCTATTTAATCCAACAATTAATCGAAGGGGCCGATTTACTCACCCAACTGCAACGGCGCGGACCGTTTGACGAGGCACAAATTCGCGCCCTCCTATTCGAGTTATTACCTGCGATCCAATTCATCCACGATTCCGGCGTCATTCACCGAGATCTCAAACCCTCGAATATTATTCAAACCTCCCCGGAACCGGGGGGACAAACCCGACTCGTGTTAATCGATTTTGGCATTTCTAAATCTTTAAGTGAGACGGGGTTGGCGAAAACGGGAACGCGAACGGGCACGGAAGGATACGCCCCCATCGAACAATTGCGCGGCGGTCGCGCCTATCCGGCGAGCGATCTGTATAGTTTGGGGGTCACTTGCTTGCAGTTACTCTGCGGCGCGCCTCCGAGTCAACTTTACGACCCGATCGCATTGCGCTGGGTTTGGCGGGAAGTCCTTCGCCGTCAAGGGCGCGATGTCGGCGACGCGATCGCCTATATTTTAGATAAAATGGTCGCGGAGGCGATCGCGTCGCGCTATCCCTCGGCGAATGACGTGCTACAGGATCTCGATCGCGCCCTCCCAAACCCCGATCGCCGCTCCAGTCCCGTCCCTTTTTGGGAACAACCCGCAAAACCTCCCCCAGCAAGAGTTTCAGCGCCCGTTGCTTCCCCGGGAGTCGTCCCGAGTTTGCCCCCGTGGGACTGCATCGCCACTCTCACCCACCACGGCGGCGCCGTCCGCGCGATCGCCGTCACTCCCGATGGAAGTACAGGAATCAGTGGTGGCGACGATCGCGCGATCGTTATTTGGAATATGGATAGCGGCGAAATTCGCCATCGTTTAAGCGGACATTCCAGCGCGATTTTAACCCTTGCTATTGCCAAAAATAGCAAGATTTTTGCGTCGGGAAGTGCGGATAAAACCATTAAAGTTTGGCAAACCGAAACCGGGTTTTTATTGCGGACGTTAACGGGACATTCGGCACCTGTTTCCGCGATCGCGATCGCGCCGGACGGACAAACATTAGTGAGTGGCAGTCTCGACCGGACGATCAAACTTTGGGATTTGCGATCGGGTCGTTTAAAACGGACGTTTCCCCAGCGTTCGAGTGGGGTGGTTTCCCTCAGTTTGGGTCGGTCGGGAAAATTGTTAATTTCTGGAAATGAAGACGGCGCGATCGATATTTGGCAGGTGCATAATGGCTATTTAAAAAAGACTCTCGCCGGACACGCGGATGCAGTTAGCGCGATCGCGATCGCCCCAGATGAAACCACTGCCGTAACCTGCAGTCGCGATAAAACCATCCGCACTTGGCAACTGAAAACCGGACAACTATTAGCCCACCCCAAACCCCACTCTAAACCATTCCACGCGATCGCCTATCTTCCAGTTGCTGCGAGTGCAAACCAGACGGGCGATCGAATTATTGCCAGTGCGGGAGAAGATAAAACAGTCAAAATTTGGCATTTAGAAACAGGAAATCTCTTGCAAACTCTTAACGGTCATACCGATACGATTTACTATTTGTTATCGGTTGATATATCGGAAAAATTGTTAACTGGCAGTGCCGACAAAACCATTAAAATATGGCATAAAACATAG